The following proteins are co-located in the Microbulbifer sp. VAAF005 genome:
- a CDS encoding cupin domain-containing protein — MKPDNLIDHPEGGKFLQVFKSNSKVTREDGQKRSALTHIYFSLQKGEVSKFHRVESDEVWNLYQGEGLYLYIWTEQDSCLQKIEISAESNAFCHVVPAGAWQAAEPISGPVLVGCSVGPGFEFCDFKLIDVGDPITDCICKIDPSLIRFIEQ; from the coding sequence ATGAAGCCTGATAACTTAATTGATCATCCTGAAGGTGGGAAATTTCTTCAGGTGTTTAAGTCGAATTCAAAAGTGACAAGGGAGGATGGGCAGAAGCGAAGTGCATTGACGCATATTTACTTCTCCTTACAGAAAGGTGAAGTGTCGAAATTTCACCGGGTCGAATCTGATGAGGTTTGGAATTTATATCAGGGGGAAGGCTTATATCTCTATATTTGGACTGAACAAGATAGTTGTTTACAAAAGATTGAAATTTCTGCAGAAAGTAATGCGTTTTGTCATGTCGTTCCTGCTGGTGCGTGGCAGGCTGCAGAGCCAATTTCAGGCCCCGTACTTGTGGGCTGTTCGGTGGGGCCTGGGTTCGAGTTTTGTGACTTTAAATTGATTGATGTTGGAGATCCAATAACAGATTGTATCTGCAAGATAGATCCCTCCCTGATAAGATTTATTGAACAATAG
- a CDS encoding alpha/beta hydrolase, producing the protein MTQALLDKALTQYASNRPSTADDIFTPQFVSVGKFNIRFLRKEKPQAPSLLLLNGLPQSIRMWESSIEAFSEKFDVLAFDIPGFGLSKAEEGDMSPSSLSEALVQIMNHFGIKQAHLVGPDVGVPIALAAVINHPQRFLSLNIFDGPGTFPPKLSPILMAVVRSRMVRWIAKGLNKKSVMKTNFLTAVKDGYHNYKPSKRAIQEYYDIAFNSDSHKCAISFFGSYSKELPWIERKLNGIKVPTLITWGKRDPFVLVDNATALSKHIPNSKLVIFDNASHFSSEDAGQEYVDLIINWVDGGFLEHRDA; encoded by the coding sequence ATGACCCAAGCTCTCTTAGACAAGGCCCTCACCCAATACGCCTCCAATAGACCCTCAACCGCTGACGATATATTTACACCGCAGTTTGTCTCTGTAGGGAAATTTAACATTCGCTTTCTACGCAAGGAAAAACCTCAGGCTCCCAGCCTACTACTGCTGAATGGTCTACCCCAAAGTATTCGCATGTGGGAGTCATCCATTGAAGCATTTAGTGAAAAGTTTGATGTGCTAGCCTTTGATATCCCAGGATTTGGCTTATCAAAAGCGGAGGAAGGAGATATGTCTCCAAGCAGCCTGAGCGAAGCCCTTGTTCAAATAATGAACCATTTTGGCATCAAGCAGGCCCACCTGGTAGGGCCGGATGTGGGTGTGCCTATTGCTTTAGCGGCCGTTATTAACCACCCTCAACGATTCTTGAGTCTCAATATCTTTGACGGCCCAGGCACCTTCCCTCCAAAACTCTCTCCTATTCTTATGGCCGTTGTCAGATCCCGAATGGTTCGCTGGATAGCAAAAGGCTTAAACAAGAAGTCAGTAATGAAAACCAACTTCCTGACTGCCGTCAAAGACGGCTATCACAACTACAAACCCAGCAAACGAGCTATCCAAGAGTACTATGACATAGCCTTTAATAGTGATAGTCACAAGTGCGCCATCAGTTTCTTTGGAAGCTATTCGAAAGAGCTTCCATGGATTGAGAGAAAACTAAATGGTATTAAAGTTCCGACATTGATCACTTGGGGCAAGAGAGATCCATTTGTTTTAGTGGATAATGCGACTGCCTTATCCAAGCATATCCCCAATAGCAAGCTAGTTATATTTGACAACGCATCTCACTTCTCATCGGAAGATGCTGGACAAGAGTATGTTGACTTGATAATCAATTGGGTAGATGGCGGCTTCCTTGAGCATCGTGACGCATGA
- a CDS encoding right-handed parallel beta-helix repeat-containing protein: MAIWQLQGMKCSLSIFAGAFCLLISGLASAVDCGDTINTREVLDDDLVCTDNIAITIVGPTGGLDMNGHTITCDNNSAIGIDVVGLVGYLEGAGTISFCQTGVRLAGDGFHNVTNISANNNDFVGLAVSSDFNLITNSSANGNGNTGILVTGLRNTLISNNIESNLLDGIQLDGDAPNLTQNYIYDNNRYGIYIADSSFGNYSQNTSEMNGSVGIYMEADNQFFNYILNNTSESNTDFDLEELNANACSNTNVWLGNTFTTANPSCLN, encoded by the coding sequence ATGGCTATATGGCAATTACAAGGTATGAAGTGTTCTTTATCTATATTTGCAGGTGCTTTTTGCTTGCTAATATCCGGGCTTGCATCGGCGGTTGATTGTGGTGATACCATTAACACCCGAGAAGTTTTGGATGATGATTTGGTATGTACAGATAATATCGCGATAACCATTGTTGGCCCAACTGGTGGCCTGGATATGAATGGTCATACCATTACTTGTGACAATAATTCTGCAATAGGCATAGATGTTGTCGGTCTTGTGGGGTATTTGGAGGGCGCAGGTACTATATCATTCTGCCAGACGGGGGTTAGATTGGCTGGTGATGGATTTCATAATGTAACCAATATTTCTGCGAACAATAATGACTTTGTAGGGTTGGCGGTATCGAGCGACTTCAATCTAATTACTAATTCAAGTGCTAATGGTAATGGTAATACTGGTATATTAGTTACTGGGCTAAGAAATACCTTAATTTCAAACAATATCGAAAGTAATTTATTGGATGGGATTCAGTTGGATGGTGATGCCCCAAATTTAACCCAGAATTATATATATGATAATAATCGATATGGAATTTATATTGCTGATTCCAGCTTCGGGAACTATAGCCAGAACACCTCTGAGATGAATGGTTCAGTGGGTATCTATATGGAAGCGGATAATCAGTTTTTTAATTATATTCTCAACAATACATCTGAGAGTAACACGGATTTTGACTTGGAAGAACTAAATGCAAATGCGTGTAGTAATACCAATGTTTGGCTTGGAAATACTTTTACTACTGCTAACCCCAGCTGCTTAAACTAG
- a CDS encoding class I SAM-dependent methyltransferase: MDFFEINRHSWDSRTRIHVKSEFYNIDGFLSGKSTLNEVELSDIGSVSGKSLLHLQCHFGLDTLSWARLGAKVTGVDISSIAIAEAQVLSDRSGLHGEFICNDIYSFGESNNKEFDVVFTSYGALCWLPDIERWASVVAQCLKPGGLSTSQNFIHFMIFSLVTHTFIEPIQILKSRVPIQRMIGVTSLP; the protein is encoded by the coding sequence ATGGATTTTTTTGAAATTAACCGACACTCCTGGGATAGCCGCACCCGTATTCATGTGAAGTCTGAATTTTATAATATTGATGGATTTCTAAGCGGAAAATCTACCTTAAATGAAGTCGAGCTTTCAGATATAGGTAGTGTGTCTGGAAAAAGTTTACTCCACTTACAGTGCCATTTTGGATTGGATACCTTATCTTGGGCTCGATTGGGGGCGAAGGTGACGGGAGTTGATATTTCTTCTATAGCCATTGCTGAAGCACAGGTTCTTTCTGATCGTTCAGGTTTACATGGAGAGTTTATCTGCAACGATATCTACAGTTTTGGAGAGTCAAACAATAAAGAATTTGATGTCGTCTTTACTTCCTACGGCGCACTCTGTTGGTTGCCGGATATTGAACGATGGGCATCAGTTGTTGCTCAATGCTTAAAGCCGGGGGGACTTTCTACATCGCAGAATTTCATCCATTTTATGATATTTTCTCTGGTTACACATACTTTCATCGAGCCGATCCAGATATTGAAGAGCAGGGTACCTATACAGAGAATGATCGGGGTGACAAGTCTACCCTAG
- a CDS encoding helix-turn-helix domain-containing protein, with protein sequence MNDDECPVRNVVAQIGDKWSILILFALVDGPDRFNSLKSRIEGISQRMLTQTLRDLERDGFVLRTVFAQVPVKVEYELTDLGRGLSAAVWKLVSWADEHHPEIRKARLRYDEDNQS encoded by the coding sequence GTGAATGATGATGAATGTCCCGTTCGTAATGTAGTAGCTCAAATTGGTGACAAGTGGTCCATCCTGATATTGTTTGCCCTTGTTGATGGTCCAGATCGCTTCAACTCCCTGAAGTCGCGTATTGAAGGGATTTCACAGCGAATGTTGACGCAAACCCTGCGTGACTTAGAGCGCGATGGTTTTGTACTCCGTACTGTCTTTGCGCAGGTTCCAGTTAAAGTGGAGTATGAATTAACTGACCTGGGAAGGGGGTTATCTGCAGCTGTGTGGAAGTTAGTCTCTTGGGCAGATGAACATCATCCCGAGATTCGTAAAGCGCGCCTAAGATATGATGAGGATAATCAATCGTAG